From Bacillus basilensis, a single genomic window includes:
- the lepA gene encoding elongation factor 4, which produces MNKEERAKRQSKIRNFSIIAHIDHGKSTLADRILEKTNALTQREMKAQLLDSMDLERERGITIKLNAVQLNYTAKDGEEYILHLIDTPGHVDFTYEVSRSLAACEGAILVVDAAQGIEAQTLANVYLALDNNLEILPVINKIDLPSADPERVRQEVEDVIGLDASEAVLASAKAGIGIEEILEQIVEKVPAPTGDSEDPLQCMIFDSLYDPYRGVIAYIRVVNGTVKVGDKVRMMATGKEFEVTEVGVFTPKTTQRDELTVGDVGFLAASIKNVGDTRVGDTITHAKRPAAEPLAGYRKLNPMVFCGLYPIDSARYNDLRDALEKLELNDSALEFEPETSQALGFGFRCGFLGLLHMEIIQERIEREFKIDLITTAPSVIYKVYLTNGEDVIVDNPSNMPDPQSIDRVEEPFVKASIMVPNDYVGAVMEICQGKRGTFIDMQYLDETRVTLTYEIPLSEIVYDFFDQLKSNTKGYASFDYELIGYKPSKLVKMDILLNNEQVDALSFIVHRDSAYDRGKVIVEKLKELIPRQQFEVPIQATIGNKVVARSTIKAMRKNVLAKCYGGDISRKRKLLDKQKEGKKRMKSVGSVEVPQEAFMAVLKMDDN; this is translated from the coding sequence ATGAACAAAGAAGAAAGAGCAAAAAGACAGTCCAAAATTCGTAATTTCTCTATCATTGCTCATATTGACCACGGAAAGTCAACGTTAGCAGACCGTATTTTAGAGAAAACAAACGCGTTAACACAACGTGAAATGAAAGCTCAATTGCTTGACTCTATGGATTTAGAGCGTGAGCGTGGTATTACAATTAAATTAAACGCAGTACAATTAAACTATACAGCAAAAGACGGTGAAGAATATATTCTTCACTTAATTGATACACCAGGACACGTCGACTTTACGTACGAAGTATCACGTAGTTTAGCGGCTTGTGAAGGCGCAATTCTTGTAGTGGATGCAGCACAAGGTATTGAAGCGCAAACGTTAGCGAACGTATACTTAGCGCTTGATAATAATTTAGAGATTTTACCGGTTATTAACAAAATTGACTTACCAAGTGCAGACCCGGAGCGTGTACGTCAAGAGGTAGAAGATGTAATTGGTTTAGATGCATCAGAAGCTGTACTTGCTTCAGCAAAAGCTGGGATTGGTATTGAAGAAATTTTAGAACAAATTGTTGAGAAAGTACCAGCACCAACAGGTGATTCAGAAGATCCGTTACAATGTATGATTTTCGACTCTTTATATGATCCGTATCGCGGTGTAATTGCTTATATCCGTGTTGTAAATGGGACGGTAAAAGTTGGCGATAAAGTACGTATGATGGCAACTGGTAAAGAATTTGAAGTAACAGAAGTAGGTGTATTTACACCGAAGACTACGCAACGTGACGAGTTAACAGTAGGTGATGTAGGTTTCTTAGCAGCATCGATTAAAAATGTTGGTGACACACGTGTTGGTGATACGATTACACACGCGAAACGTCCAGCTGCAGAGCCGTTAGCAGGTTATCGTAAATTAAACCCAATGGTATTCTGTGGTTTATATCCGATTGATTCTGCGCGTTACAACGACTTACGTGATGCGTTAGAAAAATTAGAGTTAAATGATTCTGCACTTGAGTTTGAACCAGAAACATCTCAAGCGCTAGGATTTGGTTTCCGCTGTGGTTTCTTAGGACTTCTTCACATGGAAATCATTCAAGAACGTATTGAACGTGAATTTAAGATTGATTTAATTACAACAGCGCCAAGTGTTATTTATAAAGTTTATTTAACAAACGGTGAAGATGTTATTGTTGATAATCCATCTAATATGCCAGATCCACAGTCTATCGATCGTGTAGAAGAGCCGTTTGTGAAGGCTTCAATTATGGTTCCCAATGACTATGTTGGAGCTGTAATGGAAATTTGCCAAGGTAAACGTGGAACGTTTATTGATATGCAATATTTAGATGAAACACGTGTTACATTAACGTATGAAATCCCGTTATCAGAAATCGTATATGATTTCTTCGATCAGTTGAAATCAAATACGAAAGGGTATGCATCATTTGATTACGAGTTAATTGGTTATAAACCATCTAAACTTGTGAAAATGGATATTCTTTTAAATAATGAACAAGTGGATGCTTTATCATTTATCGTACACCGTGATTCAGCGTATGACCGCGGTAAAGTAATCGTAGAAAAATTAAAAGAATTAATTCCAAGACAACAGTTCGAAGTGCCGATTCAGGCGACTATCGGGAACAAAGTTGTAGCACGTTCTACAATTAAGGCGATGCGTAAAAACGTACTTGCAAAATGTTATGGTGGTGACATTTCTCGTAAGCGTAAACTTCTTGATAAGCAAAAAGAAGGTAAAAAACGTATGAAGTCTGTTGGTTCTGTAGAGGTACCGCAAGAAGCGTTCATGGCTGTACTGAAAATGGATGACAACTAA
- the hrcA gene encoding heat-inducible transcriptional repressor HrcA: MLTERQLLILQTIIDDFIGSAQPVGSRTLAKKDEITFSSATIRNEMADLEELGFIEKTHSSSGRVPSEKGYRFYVDHLLAPQNLPKAEIVQIKDLFAERIFEAEKIAQQSAQILSELTNYTAIVLGPKLSTNKLKNVQIVPLDRQTAVAIIVTDTGHVQSKTITVPESVDLSDLEKMVNILNEKLSGVPMEELHNKIFKEIVTVLRGYVHNYDSAIKMLDGTFQVPLSEKIYFGGKANMLSQPEFHDIHKVRSLLTMIDNEAEFYDILRHKQVGIQVKIGRENSATAMEDCSLISATYSIGEEQLGTIAILGPTRMQYSRVISLLQLFTRQFTDGLKK; this comes from the coding sequence ATGCTTACGGAACGTCAGCTCTTAATTTTACAAACAATTATTGATGACTTTATTGGATCAGCGCAGCCGGTTGGTTCTAGAACGTTGGCTAAAAAAGATGAAATTACATTTAGTTCAGCTACTATTCGAAATGAAATGGCGGACTTAGAAGAATTAGGTTTTATTGAAAAAACGCACAGTTCTTCTGGCCGTGTTCCTTCTGAGAAGGGATACCGATTTTATGTAGACCATCTTTTAGCGCCGCAAAACTTACCGAAAGCTGAAATTGTACAAATTAAAGATTTATTTGCTGAAAGAATTTTTGAAGCGGAAAAAATTGCACAGCAATCGGCTCAAATTCTATCAGAACTTACGAATTATACGGCCATTGTTCTTGGACCGAAGTTAAGCACAAATAAACTTAAAAATGTACAAATTGTGCCGCTTGATCGTCAAACTGCAGTCGCTATTATTGTAACTGATACAGGGCATGTACAAAGTAAAACGATTACCGTTCCGGAATCTGTTGATTTATCAGATTTAGAAAAAATGGTTAATATTTTAAATGAAAAGCTATCGGGTGTACCGATGGAAGAACTGCATAATAAAATCTTTAAGGAGATTGTTACAGTTTTACGTGGGTATGTTCATAATTACGATAGTGCAATAAAAATGTTAGATGGTACATTTCAAGTTCCGTTATCGGAAAAGATATACTTTGGAGGAAAAGCAAATATGCTTTCGCAACCAGAGTTCCATGACATTCACAAAGTAAGATCCTTGCTGACGATGATTGATAATGAAGCTGAGTTTTATGATATTTTGCGTCATAAACAAGTCGGTATTCAAGTGAAAATTGGTAGGGAAAACTCTGCGACAGCCATGGAAGATTGTAGTTTAATTTCTGCAACGTATTCGATTGGAGAAGAGCAGCTTGGAACGATTGCTATTTTAGGTCCGACGAGAATGCAATACTCTCGTGTAATTAGTTTGTTGCAGTTATTTACGAGACAATTTACTGATGGACTTAAAAAGTAA
- the hemW gene encoding radical SAM family heme chaperone HemW gives MVQAAYIHIPFCQHICHYCDFNKVFIERQPVDQYLDYLEKEIINTVQKVPFDSMKTIFVGGGTPTALNMEQTKKLLDIINRRLRPFALNCELTFEANPGDLPKEKLNVLLEGGVNRISFGVQTFRDELLEKIGRKHTREDAFVAIREAQEVGFKNINIDIIYALPGQTIEDVKETLDIAFTLGVQHFSAYSLIVEPKTVFYNLMNKGKLRLPGEDHEAKMYEMVMDEMEKHGYKQYEISNFSKGDNESRHNLTYWNNEEYYGFGAGAHSYVNGERIQNVGPLKQYFNKIDETDFPYLDVHAVTEKERMEEELFLGLRKTKGVSKMAFQKKFDMEMDQVFAKQLQSNQEQGLLEEGDGYVRLTRKGKLLGNEVFQSFLID, from the coding sequence TTGGTACAAGCTGCATATATTCATATTCCGTTTTGTCAGCATATTTGTCACTATTGTGATTTTAATAAAGTGTTCATTGAACGCCAACCGGTTGATCAATATTTAGATTATCTAGAGAAAGAAATAATAAACACGGTTCAAAAAGTACCGTTTGATAGTATGAAAACGATTTTTGTTGGTGGGGGAACTCCGACAGCGTTAAATATGGAACAGACAAAAAAGCTACTCGATATTATTAACCGTCGTTTGCGTCCGTTTGCTCTGAATTGTGAATTAACATTTGAAGCGAATCCAGGTGACTTGCCGAAAGAGAAGTTAAACGTATTGCTAGAAGGTGGAGTGAACAGAATTAGTTTTGGTGTGCAAACATTTCGAGATGAACTGCTTGAGAAAATTGGTCGCAAACATACAAGGGAAGATGCCTTTGTAGCGATTAGAGAAGCACAGGAAGTGGGCTTCAAAAATATTAATATAGATATTATTTATGCTTTGCCAGGACAAACGATAGAAGACGTAAAGGAAACATTAGATATTGCTTTTACGCTTGGTGTACAACATTTCTCGGCATATTCATTAATTGTGGAACCGAAAACAGTGTTTTATAACTTAATGAATAAGGGGAAATTACGTCTTCCAGGTGAAGATCACGAAGCGAAAATGTACGAAATGGTAATGGATGAAATGGAGAAACATGGTTATAAGCAGTATGAAATTAGCAATTTCTCAAAAGGTGATAATGAAAGTAGACATAATCTCACATACTGGAATAATGAAGAGTATTATGGATTTGGAGCTGGGGCTCATAGTTATGTAAATGGAGAACGTATCCAAAATGTAGGGCCACTGAAGCAATATTTCAATAAAATTGATGAAACGGATTTTCCATATTTAGACGTCCACGCAGTGACGGAGAAAGAAAGAATGGAAGAAGAACTGTTCTTAGGGCTTCGAAAAACAAAAGGTGTATCTAAAATGGCGTTCCAAAAGAAATTTGATATGGAGATGGATCAAGTTTTCGCGAAGCAGTTGCAAAGTAATCAAGAACAAGGGTTGCTTGAAGAGGGAGACGGATACGTGCGTTTAACACGAAAAGGAAAATTATTAGGGAATGAAGTGTTCCAGTCATTTTTGATTGATTAA
- a CDS encoding helix-turn-helix domain-containing protein, which translates to MSENIRKDIHEKIQNGNFNCEKELTLSIISGKWKVVILWHLGVEGPHRFSELQRLFPNISHKVLSNQLKELMEDGIVDRTVYPEIPPRVEYYMTELGMSLLPIVEMMYDWGKMRMEQIRNTLEK; encoded by the coding sequence ATGTCCGAAAATATTCGAAAAGATATTCATGAGAAGATACAAAATGGTAATTTTAATTGTGAAAAGGAATTAACCCTTTCTATTATTAGCGGGAAGTGGAAAGTTGTGATACTGTGGCATCTTGGTGTAGAAGGGCCTCATCGTTTTAGTGAATTACAACGATTATTCCCAAACATTTCTCATAAAGTTTTGTCGAACCAATTAAAAGAGTTAATGGAAGATGGGATTGTTGATCGAACAGTATACCCAGAAATTCCTCCACGAGTGGAGTATTATATGACGGAATTAGGCATGTCGCTTTTACCAATCGTTGAAATGATGTATGATTGGGGAAAAATGCGAATGGAACAAATTCGTAATACGTTAGAGAAGTAA
- the grpE gene encoding nucleotide exchange factor GrpE, which yields MEERNEQVVEEVKEAQVEEAVTPENSEETVEEKSEAALLQEKVDELQAKLTETEGRTLRLQADFENHKRRVQMDKQAAEKYRAQSLVSDILPALDNFERAMQVEASDEQTKSLLQGMEMVHRQLLEALAKEGVEVIEAVGKQFDPNEHQAIMQVEDSEFESNAVVEEFQKGYKLKDRVIRPSMVKVNQ from the coding sequence GTGGAAGAGCGTAACGAACAAGTGGTAGAAGAAGTAAAAGAAGCGCAAGTTGAAGAAGCTGTCACGCCAGAAAACAGTGAAGAAACTGTAGAAGAAAAAAGTGAGGCTGCTCTTTTACAAGAAAAAGTAGATGAGTTACAAGCGAAACTAACGGAAACGGAAGGTCGCACATTACGTCTACAAGCTGATTTTGAAAATCATAAGCGTCGTGTCCAAATGGATAAACAGGCTGCTGAAAAATATAGAGCGCAAAGTCTAGTTTCAGACATCTTGCCAGCCCTTGATAACTTTGAAAGAGCGATGCAAGTGGAAGCAAGTGATGAGCAAACGAAATCCTTATTACAAGGTATGGAAATGGTGCATCGTCAATTGCTAGAAGCGTTGGCTAAAGAAGGTGTGGAAGTGATTGAAGCTGTTGGTAAACAGTTTGATCCTAATGAACACCAAGCTATTATGCAAGTGGAAGACAGTGAATTTGAATCAAACGCGGTAGTTGAAGAATTCCAAAAAGGTTATAAACTAAAAGACCGTGTGATTCGCCCATCAATGGTAAAAGTAAATCAATAA